A stretch of the Porifericola rhodea genome encodes the following:
- a CDS encoding SRPBCC family protein → MKTSEEAIVVEQYFTVPLARLWKALTDPTQMRQWFFEDINSFEPKEGFETSFVVKNEGRTFPHLWKIIEVKPGKKIVYNWKYEGYQGDSFVTFELFEQEHQQTRLKLTHKVIEDFSDAIPEFSRENCLGGWQYFIKQQLSKYLSKEEGHKS, encoded by the coding sequence ATGAAAACCTCAGAAGAAGCCATTGTAGTTGAACAATACTTCACTGTTCCTCTAGCTCGCTTGTGGAAGGCACTTACTGACCCAACTCAAATGAGGCAGTGGTTTTTTGAAGATATTAACTCTTTTGAACCCAAAGAGGGCTTTGAGACCAGCTTTGTTGTAAAGAATGAAGGACGGACCTTTCCTCACTTATGGAAAATAATAGAAGTAAAGCCAGGTAAAAAAATTGTATACAACTGGAAATACGAAGGCTATCAAGGCGACTCCTTTGTCACTTTTGAGTTGTTTGAACAGGAACATCAGCAGACCAGACTTAAACTTACTCATAAAGTTATAGAAGACTTTTCCGATGCTATACCTGAGTTTAGTCGTGAGAACTGCCTGGGAGGATGGCAATACTTTATAAAGCAGCAACTAAGCAAATACCTCAGTAAGGAAGAAGGTCACAAATCATAA
- a CDS encoding sugar phosphate isomerase/epimerase family protein, whose amino-acid sequence MNRLCVHTITTKPWSIEEAAENFAKAGVSGITVWRDALDGRNVQQTGEMLRQHQLEIVSLCRGGFFPSTSAKKREEAIVDNKKAIDTAAALGAPMVVLVCGADPGQPLSTSRKQIQEGIEKLLPHAEANNVKLTIEPLHPMYADTRSAINTLAQANDMAESISSKWVGIAVDVYHLWWDDLLQSEIMRCGRNDNLYAFHICDWKSPTEDMLLDRGLMGEGCINVPEIRGWVEEAGFEGQIEVEIFSNRYWEMDQHQFLDQIIKAYQNHS is encoded by the coding sequence TTGAACCGACTGTGTGTACACACGATCACAACTAAGCCCTGGTCTATAGAAGAAGCAGCGGAAAACTTTGCAAAAGCTGGTGTAAGCGGCATTACAGTTTGGCGCGATGCCCTGGACGGCAGAAATGTTCAGCAGACCGGCGAAATGCTCAGGCAACATCAATTAGAAATTGTATCTCTTTGCCGCGGAGGTTTTTTTCCATCCACCTCAGCTAAAAAGCGAGAAGAAGCTATTGTTGACAACAAAAAAGCAATCGATACCGCAGCAGCTTTAGGTGCGCCTATGGTAGTGCTAGTCTGTGGTGCAGATCCCGGACAGCCGCTCTCAACCTCACGCAAGCAAATACAGGAAGGAATAGAGAAACTACTCCCCCATGCAGAGGCTAATAATGTAAAGCTTACCATTGAGCCCCTACACCCTATGTATGCCGATACCCGCTCAGCCATCAATACCCTGGCCCAGGCCAATGATATGGCAGAGTCTATCAGCTCCAAGTGGGTAGGTATTGCTGTAGATGTGTACCACCTGTGGTGGGATGATCTGCTGCAATCTGAAATTATGCGCTGCGGAAGAAACGACAACCTTTACGCCTTTCATATCTGCGACTGGAAGTCCCCTACTGAAGACATGCTGCTGGATAGAGGCCTGATGGGCGAAGGCTGCATTAATGTACCTGAAATAAGAGGCTGGGTAGAAGAGGCTGGCTTTGAAGGGCAGATAGAGGTTGAAATATTCTCTAACCGCTACTGGGAGATGGATCAGCATCAGTTTTTAGATCAAATAATCAAAGCATATCAGAATCATAGTTAA
- a CDS encoding Gfo/Idh/MocA family protein: MSEKSITTHRVGIIMNGVTGRMGTNQHLMRSIAEIIKEGGVKISPTEVIMPDPILVGRNAAKLQKLCKMSGIEKYTTNLDEVMHDDQYSVYFDSQTTGRRANAVKQAAEAGKHVYCEKPTAVDTQTALDIYHFCQEKGVKNGVVQDKLFLPGLRKVQRLIENGFFGEILSIRGEFGYWVFEGDTIPAQRPSWNYKKEEDGGIIVDMLCHWRYVLDGIFGNVKSVSCLGATHIPERVDEQGNRYKATADDSAYATFELEGGIIAHFNSSWTVRVRRDDLLTLQIDGTKGSAVAGLRDCWIQHYGNTPKPVWNPDIPQPINFYEGWSKVPDQEFHDNAFKVQWEMFLRHIVKDEPFPYTLLEGAKGVQLAEKGLESWEKRCWVDIPKLD; this comes from the coding sequence ATGAGCGAAAAGAGCATCACTACTCACAGAGTAGGTATTATTATGAACGGAGTGACTGGCCGTATGGGTACCAATCAGCACCTTATGCGATCTATAGCAGAGATTATCAAAGAAGGTGGAGTAAAGATTAGCCCTACCGAGGTGATTATGCCCGACCCTATTCTGGTAGGACGAAATGCTGCCAAGCTGCAAAAGCTTTGCAAAATGTCTGGCATAGAAAAATACACAACTAATCTGGATGAGGTAATGCATGATGACCAATACTCCGTATACTTTGACTCTCAGACTACCGGCCGCCGTGCCAATGCCGTTAAGCAGGCCGCTGAAGCTGGTAAACATGTGTATTGCGAGAAACCTACCGCAGTAGATACACAAACCGCCTTAGATATTTACCATTTTTGCCAGGAGAAAGGCGTTAAAAATGGTGTGGTACAGGACAAACTTTTCTTACCGGGCTTACGCAAAGTACAGCGACTGATTGAGAATGGCTTTTTTGGTGAAATACTTTCTATCCGTGGCGAATTTGGTTATTGGGTATTTGAGGGAGACACCATACCTGCACAACGCCCCTCGTGGAACTACAAAAAAGAAGAAGATGGAGGAATTATCGTAGACATGCTCTGCCATTGGCGCTATGTGCTGGATGGCATATTCGGCAACGTAAAATCAGTTTCCTGCCTGGGAGCTACTCACATACCGGAACGTGTAGATGAGCAGGGCAATCGTTATAAAGCTACTGCCGATGACTCCGCTTACGCTACTTTTGAGCTGGAAGGTGGCATCATCGCTCATTTCAACTCTTCCTGGACGGTAAGGGTACGTAGAGATGACCTGCTCACTTTACAAATTGATGGTACTAAAGGTTCTGCCGTGGCCGGTCTGCGCGACTGCTGGATTCAGCACTATGGTAATACCCCAAAACCCGTTTGGAACCCTGATATTCCTCAGCCTATCAACTTCTACGAAGGCTGGTCTAAAGTACCTGATCAGGAGTTTCATGACAATGCTTTTAAAGTACAGTGGGAGATGTTCCTGCGCCATATCGTAAAAGACGAACCTTTCCCCTACACACTTCTGGAAGGCGCCAAAGGTGTACAACTAGCCGAAAAAGGACTGGAGAGTTGGGAGAAGCGCTGCTGGGTAGACATTCCTAAGCTAGACTAA
- a CDS encoding 3-ketoacyl-ACP reductase: MKKVAFVTGGSRGIGLGIAEALAKAGFDIAINGMRPAEAVSEVLDKIKAHGVDALYCQGDIASTEARQNMLESIRAHYGQLNVLVNNAGVAPKERKDLLDASEESFEYVVKTNLQGPYFLTQAAANWMIAQKKEQDDFQASIINISSISATIASVNRGEYCISKAGMSMMTLLFASRLGEFHIPVYDVRPGIIKTDMTSGVTEKYDKLIAEGLCAQPRWGYPDDVGKAVSALAQGYFPYSSGQTIMVDGGLTIPRI, encoded by the coding sequence ATGAAAAAAGTAGCTTTTGTTACCGGCGGTAGCCGGGGCATAGGACTAGGAATAGCCGAGGCATTGGCAAAAGCAGGATTTGACATCGCCATTAACGGGATGCGACCTGCAGAAGCAGTAAGCGAAGTGCTGGATAAAATTAAAGCGCATGGAGTAGATGCCCTCTACTGTCAGGGAGACATAGCTTCTACCGAAGCCCGCCAAAACATGCTGGAAAGTATCAGAGCGCATTACGGGCAGCTAAATGTACTGGTGAACAATGCCGGAGTAGCGCCTAAAGAAAGAAAAGACCTGCTGGATGCCAGCGAAGAAAGCTTTGAATATGTAGTAAAAACAAACTTACAGGGACCATACTTCCTTACTCAGGCTGCTGCAAACTGGATGATAGCACAGAAAAAAGAGCAGGATGATTTTCAGGCTTCCATCATCAATATATCATCAATTTCAGCTACCATCGCCTCTGTTAACCGGGGAGAATACTGTATTTCTAAAGCAGGCATGAGTATGATGACCTTGCTCTTTGCCTCTCGCTTGGGCGAGTTTCATATCCCTGTATATGATGTCAGGCCGGGCATTATCAAAACAGATATGACCTCTGGCGTAACAGAAAAATATGACAAGCTTATTGCCGAAGGCTTATGCGCTCAGCCTCGCTGGGGCTATCCCGACGATGTAGGTAAAGCGGTATCTGCTCTGGCACAGGGCTACTTCCCCTATTCTAGTGGGCAGACCATCATGGTAGACGGTGGGCTTACCATCCCTCGTATTTAG
- a CDS encoding sodium:solute symporter family protein: MTNWIIILGVLYLGMLGFVATRSFKKNKNAEDYLLAGSNIGIILGFLTFAATLFSTFTLLGMPDFFRNNGVGAWIFLAVSDGGMIFLILWWGYHLRKKVADKGFNGVAGLLIKCYQNKWAGYVSFAGVFLFLVPYVAIQIRGIAIFLTAVFPEAMPYWGWAVLIVAVMLTYSEIGGLKAIMHADAIQGLTLLIVTWIIGFSCVEYFGNLENMFDQVEQANAALLSTPGPNGLFNAQFLIASFLVILFIPVTQPQLTIRLVIMRNLKTTHMMAVAVGIFAILIILPTAFIGMYGAVRYPDLATADFLSRVLLYEQPDFIAAIAVVGLLAAGLSTTDSQIFALGTEVRSLMKGEEKKVLKYTRYSILGFAVVALIFSILAGDQLVMLARVSFAGTAMLAPMILTGVLGKKTLGNGIIIATALAIVVFILSLLGAIPSEVGPLRIDLFLLLGLGLFSLISYMIKR, from the coding sequence ATGACTAACTGGATAATCATATTAGGTGTGCTCTACCTGGGCATGCTGGGCTTTGTAGCCACTCGTTCTTTCAAAAAGAACAAAAACGCAGAAGATTACCTATTGGCAGGTTCTAATATAGGAATCATTTTAGGCTTCCTCACCTTTGCTGCTACCCTTTTTAGCACGTTTACTCTGCTGGGTATGCCTGATTTTTTTAGAAATAATGGTGTGGGCGCCTGGATTTTCCTTGCGGTTTCAGACGGAGGAATGATTTTTCTTATCCTCTGGTGGGGCTACCACCTCCGCAAAAAGGTAGCAGATAAAGGGTTTAATGGTGTAGCAGGTCTTTTGATCAAATGCTACCAAAACAAATGGGCAGGGTACGTCAGCTTTGCCGGAGTCTTTCTGTTTCTGGTACCTTACGTTGCTATTCAGATCAGAGGAATTGCTATCTTTCTTACCGCTGTTTTTCCCGAAGCTATGCCCTACTGGGGGTGGGCAGTGCTTATTGTAGCCGTAATGCTAACTTATAGCGAGATTGGTGGCCTTAAAGCTATTATGCATGCAGATGCCATACAGGGGCTTACTCTACTCATCGTTACCTGGATTATAGGTTTCAGTTGTGTAGAGTACTTCGGTAATTTAGAAAATATGTTTGACCAGGTAGAACAAGCTAATGCCGCTTTACTTTCTACCCCCGGGCCTAACGGGCTGTTTAACGCCCAGTTTCTTATTGCTTCTTTCCTTGTTATTCTTTTTATACCGGTAACCCAGCCACAGCTTACTATACGACTGGTAATTATGCGTAACCTTAAAACTACCCATATGATGGCGGTAGCAGTGGGTATATTTGCCATACTTATCATTTTGCCTACCGCGTTTATAGGTATGTATGGTGCGGTTCGCTACCCCGACCTGGCCACTGCTGATTTTCTGTCTAGAGTACTACTTTACGAACAGCCAGATTTTATTGCAGCTATAGCGGTTGTAGGTTTACTGGCTGCCGGGCTTTCTACTACCGACTCACAGATTTTCGCTCTTGGTACTGAGGTTCGCTCTCTTATGAAAGGTGAGGAAAAGAAAGTGCTTAAATATACAAGGTACTCTATACTAGGCTTTGCTGTAGTGGCGCTGATCTTCTCAATACTGGCTGGGGACCAGTTAGTGATGCTGGCTCGGGTGAGCTTTGCCGGCACAGCTATGTTAGCCCCTATGATACTTACCGGGGTACTCGGAAAGAAAACATTGGGGAACGGTATTATCATAGCCACAGCACTAGCCATTGTAGTTTTCATTTTATCATTACTGGGTGCTATACCTTCAGAAGTTGGCCCTTTGCGCATAGATCTTTTTCTGCTGCTTGGTCTAGGCCTGTTTAGTCTGATCTCTTATATGATCAAACGCTGA
- a CDS encoding Hsp20/alpha crystallin family protein, with the protein MMKNVLKDFVHQFDAMNTIGGGVAATSVNIDKKADHLTITISAPSMSSDTFNIFLRGNQLVVYSVLKNTELFEDEAHEAARHIVPLFNQVFDIPAFVDKDQIDAVYDKGLLKVHMPYNGDQSMTQVKKIDIREY; encoded by the coding sequence ATGATGAAAAATGTACTTAAAGACTTTGTTCATCAATTTGATGCAATGAATACAATCGGTGGTGGTGTAGCTGCTACTTCCGTAAATATAGATAAGAAGGCAGATCATTTAACCATTACCATCAGTGCTCCTAGCATGAGCAGCGATACATTTAATATATTTTTGAGAGGCAACCAATTGGTAGTCTACTCTGTGCTAAAAAATACTGAGCTGTTTGAAGACGAAGCACACGAAGCAGCTCGCCATATTGTACCCCTGTTCAATCAGGTGTTTGATATTCCTGCATTTGTAGACAAAGATCAGATTGATGCTGTGTATGATAAAGGCCTTCTTAAAGTTCATATGCCATACAATGGTGACCAAAGCATGACACAAGTTAAAAAAATTGATATCAGAGAATATTGA
- a CDS encoding ABC transporter ATP-binding protein translates to MPPLLEVNKLSKQYEGKTEAAIHDISFSLDKGQILTLTGESGSGKTTLLKAISGLIQTDAGKVFLDGEWVKGPDRMLVPGHPDIKMVYQHYELSPNLNVAQNIMRILRAYVKEYQQERTEELMELCKLSHLRAHYPRELSGGEKQRVALARAIAEEPVLLLMDEPFSNIDVSLKTHLKSELLEILRSLEITAIIVSHDPQDALSMADQVAVMQNGHLQQLDSPENVYRKPVNAYVAQLFGHCNLIAATDELAAQLNSQPKTTQLCIRAEDISVDEQGKSAWKAQVKNIRFMGAFYEVEVEMARQRLLFHHRANHIEVGDEISLSIPTHKIISLGTN, encoded by the coding sequence ATGCCCCCACTATTAGAAGTAAACAAATTAAGTAAGCAGTACGAAGGTAAAACTGAAGCTGCCATTCACGACATTAGCTTTAGTTTAGACAAAGGCCAGATTTTGACACTTACCGGAGAAAGCGGTTCTGGTAAAACTACTCTTCTCAAAGCAATTTCAGGCTTAATTCAGACCGATGCCGGCAAAGTTTTCCTGGATGGAGAATGGGTAAAAGGGCCGGATAGAATGCTGGTACCCGGCCATCCGGACATCAAAATGGTATACCAACATTATGAGCTTTCTCCTAACCTGAACGTGGCACAGAATATTATGCGTATTCTTAGAGCATATGTCAAAGAGTACCAGCAGGAACGCACCGAAGAACTAATGGAGCTTTGCAAACTAAGCCATTTACGTGCTCATTACCCCAGAGAACTGTCGGGGGGAGAAAAGCAAAGGGTAGCCCTGGCCCGTGCAATAGCGGAAGAGCCGGTTCTGCTACTGATGGATGAGCCTTTTAGCAATATAGATGTAAGCCTAAAAACTCATTTAAAAAGTGAGCTTTTGGAGATTTTGAGGTCCTTGGAGATCACTGCTATTATTGTTTCTCATGACCCACAGGACGCCCTGTCTATGGCAGACCAGGTAGCCGTAATGCAGAACGGTCATTTACAACAACTGGATAGCCCCGAAAATGTATACCGTAAACCAGTAAATGCTTATGTGGCTCAGCTATTTGGCCACTGCAACCTCATTGCTGCTACTGATGAGTTGGCTGCACAATTGAATAGTCAGCCTAAAACTACGCAGCTATGTATACGAGCAGAAGATATAAGTGTAGATGAGCAAGGTAAGAGTGCATGGAAGGCACAGGTGAAAAATATTCGCTTTATGGGTGCTTTTTATGAAGTAGAAGTAGAAATGGCCCGGCAAAGGCTACTATTTCATCACCGGGCCAATCATATTGAAGTAGGAGATGAAATATCATTATCCATCCCCACTCATAAAATTATTTCACTAGGTACAAACTAG